A single region of the Lentimicrobiaceae bacterium genome encodes:
- a CDS encoding DUF255 domain-containing protein yields MKFTSTKLWLLLIAVLFISQAALAQKKTTEDKTSDGIKWMSFEEAITLNERKPKMIFIDLYTDWCGWCKKMDAETFTNPGVVAYINKKYYAVKFNAEQKEPVYFKDQEFVNANPERAKSTHKLALALLKNELLYPSYVILDKNSDWTYKMKGYKTPEELLPLLNFYGDGSYLKMSWADYSKTK; encoded by the coding sequence ATGAAATTTACATCAACAAAATTGTGGCTGCTGCTTATCGCTGTTCTTTTTATATCGCAGGCAGCTCTTGCTCAGAAAAAAACAACCGAAGACAAAACTTCTGATGGTATCAAATGGATGAGCTTTGAGGAAGCCATTACCCTGAATGAGAGAAAACCCAAAATGATTTTTATCGACCTGTATACCGACTGGTGTGGCTGGTGTAAAAAAATGGATGCTGAAACCTTTACCAATCCCGGGGTTGTGGCCTACATCAACAAAAAATACTATGCCGTTAAGTTCAATGCCGAACAAAAAGAACCTGTTTACTTTAAAGATCAGGAATTTGTAAATGCCAATCCCGAAAGGGCAAAATCGACCCACAAGCTGGCCCTGGCGCTGCTCAAAAATGAACTGCTCTACCCCTCTTACGTGATTCTTGACAAAAACAGTGACTGGACATACAAAATGAAAGGGTACAAAACCCCTGAAGAGCTGCTGCCTCTGCTAAATTTTTATGGCGACGGGTCGTACCTGAAGATGTCGTGGGCCGATTATTCCAAAACTAAATAA